In Colletotrichum higginsianum IMI 349063 chromosome 3, whole genome shotgun sequence, a genomic segment contains:
- a CDS encoding Acetyltransferase, with the protein MASTQNLPAPILALQKSIVRPYHPADAPSISKAADSKAVSAFLRDSFPRPYTLADAESWISLNQAQPIRNWAIACPATGAVMGSIGLVPGRDVYSRGYELGYWLGEEFWGRGVMAELVPAFARWVLDGMGGAGENGEEEKKEEVERLWAGVFSENAASRRLLEKSGFVFEGRLRRAVVRDGVVMDELVYSLIRADLST; encoded by the coding sequence ATGGCCTCCACACAAAATCTACCCGCCCCCATCCTCGCTCTCCAAAAGAGCATCGTCAGGCCCTACCACCCCGCCGACGCCCCGTCCAtctccaaggccgccgactCCAAAGCCGTGTCCGCCTTCCTGCGCGACTCGTTCCCGCGCCCTTacaccctcgccgacgccgagtcctGGATCTCGCTGAACCAGGCCCAGCCGATCCGCAACTGGGCCATCGCGTGCCCggccaccggcgccgtcatgGGCAGTATCGGCCTCGTCCCCGGCAGGGACGTCTACTCGAGGGGCTACGAGCTGGGGTACTGGCTCGGGGAGGAGTTTTGGGGCCGGGGCGTCATGGCGGAGCTGGTGCCGGCGTTCGCGAGGTGGGTCTTGGAcggcatgggcggcgcgggggagaacggagaggaggagaagaaggaggaggtcgagaggCTCTGGGCCGGCGTGTTTTCGGAGAACGCCGCGAGCCGGAGGCTGTTGGAGAAGAGCGGGTTCGTGTTCGAGGGCCGGCTGAGGAGGGCGGTCGTCAGGGACGGCGTGGTCATGGACGAGCTGGTGTACTCACTCATCAGGGCCGATCTGTCGACGTGA
- a CDS encoding C2H2 type zinc finger protein: MSHYRPDNLVETNRSEMFTQPPAQQMMVSTVQTTPSWEMWNSSEEKSPSPTEEEREEDEIWEPKDLRRMGYLDAGGNWRCRFEGCRSPRVFARACDLRKHFRGHEKYFFCAETPCAGAGVGFATRKDYQRHMGSHRPTIQCPHPDCGRMFSRKDNMRDHFKKIHQRLRNNLFPKPCRRPRRGQAAKVAGSKG; encoded by the exons ATGTCACACTATAGGCCCGATAATCTGGTCGAGACCAACAGATCGGAAATGTTCACACAGCCCCCAGCACAGCAAATGATGGTATCGACGGTGCAGACGACGCCCAGTTGGGAGATGTGGAACTCCAGCGAAGAGAAGTCACCAAGCccgaccgaggaggagcgcgaAGAGGACGAGATCTGGGAGCCAAAGGATCTACGGCGGATGGGgtacctcgacgccggcggcaacTGGCGCTGTCGGTTCGAGGGCTGCCGCTCGCCGCGGGTCTTCGCGCGCGCTTGCGACCTGAGAAAGCACTTCCGCGGCCACGAAAAGTACTTCTTCtgcgccgagacgccgtgCGCGGGCGCCGGCGTGGGCTTCGCGACCCGCAAGGACTACCAGCGGCACATGGGTTCCCACCGGCCGACCATCCAGTGCCCTCATCCGGACTGCGGGCGGATGTTCAGTCGGAAAGACAACATG AGAGATCATTTCAAAAAGATTCACCAGCGGCTCAGGAACAACTTGTTTCCCAAGCCGTGCCGCAGGCCACGCCGTGGTCAGGCCGCTAAAGTTGCCGGTTCCAAAGGTTGA
- a CDS encoding Zn 2cys6 transcription factor: protein MVDAPSTLSPAPCADSAPTPKRRKLRKGTQSCWECKRRKARCTFSSAHHDVCDGCTRRGTDCVSQEVTDQPPPPGSSKHLVDRLGQVEALVKQLLRAGNGVDDHGVGDGHPAPQIPQGKRKTTSRSRSPVAMARRECDTSASPSGDGNHTQLWHSSSSSEGRRYPASPSMRDEPSRVTRPEQDAPAEETHDEICKRLLEAWPSQQDMDIILSIPVETSQIIRAVICTRTGSPRTSLPSSATLLEPPPPGSHPALIARSLLILASFLQGMPFSSAHHLARLGTPWQVLMSRAVKAAHSLVTSDDDLVASLEGIECIMLEGLYENYAGNLRPSWLAARRSVAIAQMIGLNRGVEPKSLTGSVIEPSDLWFRLVQFDRYLSLMLGLPQSSLDDVYARPEALEGCTPLDRYLRLCTVACGRLLQRDPSDVYDLETNKDIDRALQEASALMPAQWWVTPTLSPDTGHAERIRDTLRFNDHFMYYHLLLQLHFPSVLRPVSECGYVYHRSTALTASREILSRMMAFRATRPARYYCRGVDLIAFFSSTALCLAHICDTPQDVTAQHGFHFLAHQRLSDRGLLEQTLAIMQELVDRHDDEIATRVATLLQHLLAIEADVASGGKYAVAFSPEAQKHDDLGYRVKMSDDGTTLRICLPHFWVIKIQKQGPSGGRLPAASSDGDELRVKSGIDGDGSTSLTSTRQDPLPAIPRTGNSGLERAGGEEQPLFGREGNEENWALENLDFAFLDSFIEGTLGLDNGVIAGE, encoded by the exons ATGGTGGACGCACCAAGCACATTAAGCCCGGCCCCCTGCGCCGACTCGGCCCCGACGCCGAAGCGCCGGAAGCTGCGCAAGGGCACCCAGAGCTGCTGGGAATGCAAGCGGCGCAAGGCCCGGTGCACCTTCTCCTCCGCCCATCACGACGTCTGCGACGGCTGTACGCGTCGCGGCACCGACTGCGTGAGCCAGGAGGTCACCGACCAGCCGCCTCCCCCCGGGTCCAGCAAGCACCTCGTCGACCGGCTGGGCCAGGTGGAAGCGCTGGTGAAGCAGCTGCTCAGAGCCGGGAACGGGGTCGACGAtcatggcgtcggcgatggccatCCTGCACCACAGATCCCTCAAGGGAAacggaagacgacgagccgTTCTCGATCCCCGGTTGCCATGGCGAGGAGAGAGTGCGACACATCAGCGTCTCCCTCTGGCGATGGCAACCACACACAACTTTGGCACTCGTCTTCCAGCAGCGAA GGGCGGCGTTACCCAGCATCGCCGTCCATGAGGGATGAACCATCTAGGGTCACTCGCCCGGAACAAGATGCACCAGCAGAAGAAACACACGACGAGATCTGCAAACGCCTCCTTGAAGCCTGGCCAAGTCAACAGGACATGGATATCATTCTGTCTATACCGGTGGAAACCTCGCAGATCATCCGGGCAGTCATATGCACCAGGACCGGCTCCCCCCGCACATCGCTGCCATCGTCCGCAACACTGctggagccgccgccgccgggatCTCACCCAGCCCTGATTGCCCGGAGCCTTCTGATCCTGGCCTCATTCCTCCAGGGCATGCCGTTTTCCTCGGCGCACCACCTCGCGAGACTCGGCACCCCCTGGCAGGTCCTCATGTCGCGGGCCGTGAAGGCGGCCCACAGCCTCGTCAcctccgacgacgacctcgtcgcctccCTCGAAGGCATCGAGTGCATCATGCTTGAAGGCCTCTACGAGAACTACGCCGGGAACCTGCGGCCCTCGTGGCTCGCCGCGCGCCGGTCTGTCGCCATCGCGCAGATGATCGGCCTGaaccgcggcgtcgagccaAAGTCCCTGACCGGCTCCGTCATCGAGCCGAGCGACCTGTGGTTCCGTCTCGTCCAGTTCGACCGCTATCTCTCCCTCATGCTGGGCCTGCCGCAGAGCtcgctcgacgacgtctACGCCCGCCCGGAGGCTCTGGAAGGGTGCACGCCGCTGGATCGCTATCTCCGCCTGTGCACCGTCGCCTGCGGCCGCCTGCTCCAGCGAGATCCCTCGGACGTGTACGACCTCGAGACCAACAAGGATATCGACAGGGCACTGCAAGAAGCCTCCGCGTTGATGCCGGCTCAGTGGTGGGTGACGCCGACTTTGTCGCCCGACACTGGGCACGCGGAGAGGATCCGCGATACCCTGCGGTTCAACGACCACTTCATGTACtaccacctcctcctccaactccaTTTCCCGAGCGTTCTGCGGCCGGTGTCGGAGTGCGGCTACGTGTATCACAGGTCGACGGCCCTCACCGCCAGTCGCGAAATCCTGTCCCGGATGATGGCCTTCCGCGCAACTCGACCCGCGCGCTACTACTGCCGGGGAGTGGACCTGatcgccttcttctcgagcaCGGCCTTGTGCCTGGCTCACATCTGCGACACGCCCCAAGACGTGACCGCCCAGCACGGATTCCACTTCCTCGCCCATCAACGGCTCAGCGACCGGGGGCTCTTGGAACAGACTCTGGCCATCATGCAAGAGCTGGTCGATCggcacgacgacgagatcgccACCAGGGTGGCCACGCTTCTCCAGCATCTCCTGGCGATAGAAGCAGACGTGGCATCCGGTGGCAAGTACGCCGTGGCCTTTTCGCCGGAGGCTCAGAAGCACGATGACCTCGGGTATCGTGTGAAGATgtccgacgacggcaccacTCTGCGCATCTGTCTTCCACATTTCTGGGTCATCAAGATCCAAAAACAAGGCCCTTCAGGGGGGAGACTGCCGGCAGCTAGCTCTGACGGAGACGAGCTGCGCGTCAAGTCAGGAATCGACGGAGATGGCAGCACCTCTCTCACCAGCACCAGGCAAGACCCGTTACCGGCCATCCCTCGCACTGGAAACTCGGGTCTTGAGAGGGCTGGAGGCGAGGAGCAACCCCTTTTTGGACGAGAAGGGAATGAGGAAAACTGGGCGCTAGAGAATCTGGACTTTGCGTTCTTGGATAGCTTCATCGAAGGGACTCTTGGGCTGGACAACGGCGTCATTGCGGGGGAATAG
- a CDS encoding Mucoidy inhibitor-like protein, translating to MDVIHHKEYHVRNLSTRSVTLSPSRAQIVRELKSLPLSPGTNEITIIGLTPTVDESTIKVDGTGSAVITDIAVELLPNRDIFEDIYPDSSDDASDAESDHDENVDEPPELPELSNLRSRLRQLRDEERRSKEFVESAASRLKILDAYGKSLDRKKSIDIVESIETYRTERERIFQDHAAGLAQGQANAKLLSAALKEESRLMKKQEREAVEAARERERARKERAKEKQKDAKRREERRREKERIRKERESFWPRVCYSVRVTLEAATLTPMSSRRTSVSSDTVQAFAATTSKSSEGSELLCDLSLSYVTSAASWSPSYDLQLFTTNNSGTLCYDARITNETSETWSNCKVILSTSQALFSGLENSIPTLKPWNIKLAPKNGQGSDILDSAEERLQRRGWWSVQQRAAQTSKPRSQLFGVDNSVLATSSEALSSYQSGLMLLEQQNKGRLVMQQLEQQRQQQQQQQQQSMPPQMLKESAPGGRGSFAFGASMSQAAPKASRKMSAFTAKQDSENEDYRRQEEQNTMEWPVMPSLDENVDFQESTVEETGFTTTYDLPGTKTLPPRPTPSKQRVARVGFSNIVFSHTVVAKYKPVAYLKAKIRNNSRLTLLRGETGLTLDGTFLGRARLPLCSDGDMFSLGLGVDPAIKVNYPKVDVRRTTTGLFSKENSSVYTRSITVANTRAAAGKPVSLFVLDQVPVSEDERLKVDVLAPKGLVVNGASVATGRPAREGKDDADWGKATALLRKGGQVDWQVTLNAGKAVKLGLEYVVALPSGDSAVEC from the exons ATGGATGTCATTCACCATAAAGAGTACCATGTTCGCAACCTGTCCACCAGATCCGTTACCCTCTCTCCCAGCAGGGCTCAGATCGTTCGAGAGCTCAAGAGCCTCCCTCTGAGT CCTGGAACCAATGAGATCACCATCATAGGCCTGACCCCGACGGTCGACGAGTCTACAATCAAGGTCGATGGCACTGGCTCTGCCGTCATCACCGACATTGCGGTGGAACTGCTGCCCAACCGCGACATCTTCGAAGACATATACCCGGACTCGAGCGATGACGCGTCAGATGCCGAGTCTGATCACGACGAGAATGTCGACGAGCCGCCAGAGTTGCCGGAGCTCAGCAACCTGCGTTCCCGGCTGCGGCAGCTCCGAGACGAGGAGCGCCGGTCCAAAGAATTCGTCGAAAGCGCCGCCAGCCGCCTCAAGATCCTCGATGCTTATGGAAAGTCGCTCGACCGCAAGAAGAGCATTGACATAGTCGAGAGCATCGAAACCTACCGGACAGAGCGGGAGAGGATCTTTCAAGATCACGCGGCGGGACTGGCCCAGGGCCAGGCGAACGCGAAGCTCTTGAGCGCTGCTCTCAAGGAAGAAAGCCGCCTCATGAAGAAACAGGAGAGGGAGGCGGTCGAGGCTGCTcgcgagagagaaagggccCGTAAGGAGAgggccaaggagaagcagaaagacgcgaagaggagagaggagcGCCGGAGGGAAAAGGAACGCATTCGAAAGGAGCGCGAGAGCTTCTGGCCAAGGGTGTGCTACTCCGTTCGAGTCACCCTCGAAGCGGCCACCCTGACGCCCATGTCTTCCCGCCGGACTTCAGTCTCGAGCGACACCGTCCAAGCCTTTGCCGCAACAACAAGCAAGTCGAGTGAAGGATCGGAGCTTCTATGCGACCTCTCCCTCTCGTACGtcacctcggccgcctcctggTCCCCGAGCTACGATCTCCAGCTCTTCACGACGAACAACAGCGGCACGCTCTGCTACGACGCCCGCATCACCAACGAGACCTCCGAGACCTGGAGCAACTGCAAGGTCATCCTCTCGACCTCCCAGGCCCTGTTCTCCGGGCTCGAGAACAGCATCCCGACCCTGAAGCCCTGGAACATCAAGCTCGCCCCGAAGAACGGCCAGGGGAGCGACATCCTCGACAGCGCCGAGGAGCGGCTGCAACGAAGAGGCTGGTGGAGCGTCCAGCAGCGGGCGGCCCAGACCTCGAAGCCTCGTTCACAGCTGTTCGGTGTCGACAATTCCGTCCTTGCCACCTCGTCTGAGGCTCTCAGCTCGTACCAGAGCGGCTTGATGCTGCTCGAGCAGCAGAACAAGGGCAGATTGGTCATGCAACAGCTGGAACAGCAacgacaacagcagcagcaacaacaacagcaatcGATGCCGCCACAAATGCTAAAGGAGTCAGCGCCGGGCGGACGCGGCTCCTTTGCGTTCGGCGCCTCCATGTCCCAGGCTGCGCCGAAGGCATCACGCAAGATGTCCGCCTTTACGGCGAAGCAGGACAGCGAAAACGAAGACTACAGAAGACAGGAAGAACAGAACACCATGGAGTGGCCGGTCATGCCGAGCCTGGACGAGAACGTCGACTTCCAGGAGTCGACCGTGGAAGAGACGGGCTTCACCACGACCTACGACCTCCCCGGCACCAAGACgctccctcctcgcccgaCCCCGTCCAAGCAGCGAGTCGCGCGCGTCGGCTTCTCCAACATAGTCTTCAGCCACACGGTCGTCGCCAAGTACAAGCCCGTCGCCTACCTCAAAGCCAAGATCCGCAACAACAGCCGGCTCACGCTCCTCCGGGGCGAGACGGGCCTCACCCTCGACGGCACCTTCTTGGGCCGCGCCCGACTGCCCCTATGCAGTGACGGCGACATGTtctccctcggcctcggcgtcgatccGGCGATCAAGGTCAACTACCCCAAGGTCGACGTGCGGCGGACCACGACGGGGCTCTTCTCCAAGGAGAACAGCTCCGTGTACACGCGCAGCATCACCGTCGCCAATACccgcgcggcggccggcAAGCCCGTGTCTCTGttcgtcctcgaccaggTGCCGGTATCCGAGGACGAGCGGCTCAAGGTCGACGTGCTGGCGCCCAAGGGGCTCGTGGTCAACGGCGCCAGCGTGGCCACCGGACGGCCGGCTCgcgagggcaaggacgacgccgactgGGGCAAGGCGACGGCTTTGTTGAGAAAGGGGGGGCAGGTCGACTGGCAGGTGACGCTCAATGCGGGCAAGGCTGTGAAGCTTGGCTTGGAGTACGTCGTTGCGCTGCCATCCGGCGACTCTGCTGTTGAGTGTTAG